CGACAAGTTCCGCTTCGAGGAAACCCAGGGCGAGTCGATGCAGCAATCCTGGCTGCTCGACCTGCTGCGCCGCAGTAACTGGGGCCATGCATTCACCACCGCCTTCTGGTCGCTGATGCGCCGTGCGCTGGGCTGGTTCAGCATCCGCTACGACGGCACCAGCAGCCGTGCGGCCAACCTGGACAGCAACCCGCTGTGGGCCCGCGGCTGGGATGTGCTGCTCATCGTCGGCTCGCTGCTGGCGGTGTACGAGCTGGTGACCTTCATCCACAGCGACGTGGGCTGGGGCGAGGCGCTGCACGTGGTTGGCCTCGGCTTCATCACCCTGGTGCGGGTGATGCTGCTGATTGGTCTGGCGTCGGTGGTATGGGTGCCGATTGCGGTGTGGATCGGCCTGCGCCCGGCGTACTCGCAGCGCGTGCAGGCGGTGGCGCAGTTCCTGGCTGCCTTCCCGGTGAACCTGATGTTCCCGATGGTGGTATTCGTGCTGGTCAGCCTGAATCTGAACCCCAATATCTGGCTCAGCCCGCTGATGGTGTTCGGCACCCAGTGGTACATCCTGTTCAACGTGGTGGCCGGCGCCGCCACCATTCCCACCGAGCTGAGGTTGGCCGCAGACAATCTGGGGCTGAAGGGCTGGCTGAAATGGAAGCGGGTCTACCTGCCCGCGGTGCTGCCCAGCTACGTGACCGGCGCGGTAACCGCCAGCGGCGGCTCGTGGAACGCCAGCATCGTGTCGGAGTACGTAACCTGGGGCAAGACCTCGCTGCAGGCCGATGGCCTGGGCAGCTATATCAAGCAGATGACGGAAAGCGGCGACTTCCACCGCATCGCGCTGGGCATCGGCGTGATGTGCGTGTTCGTGATGCTGCTGAACCGCTTCTTCTGGCGCAAGCTCTACCTGCTGGCTGAAGACCGCAGCCGCTGAGGAATACACATGAACAAGAAAATCCTGATCGATCTGAACGATGTCGCCAAGTCGTTCCGCGCCGCCGACGGCACCGAGCGCAGCGTGCTGGAAAACGTCAACTTCACCATGCAGGAAGGCGAGATCGTCGCCCTGCTGGGCAAATCCGGCTCCGGCAAATCCACCCTGCTGCGCATCATCGCCGGCCTGATCCCGGCCGACCGCGGCGCGGTGGAATACCGCCAGCAACCCATCTACGGCCCGGTGGCCGGCATCGCCATGGTGTTCCAGTCGTTTGCACTGTTCCCGTGGCTTACCGTGCAACAGAACGTGGAACTGGGCCTGGAAGCCCAGGGCGTTCCCGCTGACGAACGCGAACAGCGCGCCGACGCGGTGCTGGAGCTGATCGGCCTGGCCGGCTTTGGCGGCGCGCTGCCACGCGAGCTGTCCGGCGGCATGAAGCAGCGCGTGGGCATCGCCCGTGCGCTGGTAACCAACCCCGACATCCTGCTGATGGACGAAGCCTTCTCGGCCCTGGACGTGCTCACCGGCGAAACCCTGCGCAACGACATGCTGGAGCTGTGGGACAAGGATCGCATCCCCACCAAGGGCATCCTCATCGTGTCGCACAATATCGAGGAAGCGGTGCTGATGGCCGACCGCATCATCATCCTGTCC
This Vogesella sp. LIG4 DNA region includes the following protein-coding sequences:
- a CDS encoding ABC transporter permease subunit, giving the protein MAFSLVFSLAFAAIAAKYRAAEKAMIPLLDILQSVPILGFQAIAIAPFIALFPGSLLGVECAAIFAIFTSQAWNMAFSLYQSFRTVPTELNEAARIFRLSGWQRFWRLELPYAMPGLLWNMMMSMSGGWFFLVASEAISVANQDIKLPGIGSYIAVAIEAKNGAAIAWAIGSMLAGILLYDQLFFRPLLAWADKFRFEETQGESMQQSWLLDLLRRSNWGHAFTTAFWSLMRRALGWFSIRYDGTSSRAANLDSNPLWARGWDVLLIVGSLLAVYELVTFIHSDVGWGEALHVVGLGFITLVRVMLLIGLASVVWVPIAVWIGLRPAYSQRVQAVAQFLAAFPVNLMFPMVVFVLVSLNLNPNIWLSPLMVFGTQWYILFNVVAGAATIPTELRLAADNLGLKGWLKWKRVYLPAVLPSYVTGAVTASGGSWNASIVSEYVTWGKTSLQADGLGSYIKQMTESGDFHRIALGIGVMCVFVMLLNRFFWRKLYLLAEDRSR